A genome region from Mesorhizobium sp. B2-1-8 includes the following:
- a CDS encoding integration host factor subunit alpha, protein MGGKTLTRADLAEAVYRKVGLSRTESAELVEAVLDEICEAIVRGETVKLSSFATFHVRSKNERIGRNPKTGEEVPILPRRVMTFKSSNVLKSRILRSHQNSKAKGGK, encoded by the coding sequence ATGGGGGGAAAAACACTTACGCGCGCCGACCTGGCCGAGGCCGTCTACCGGAAGGTCGGTCTGTCGCGCACTGAATCCGCCGAACTCGTCGAGGCGGTACTGGACGAAATCTGTGAAGCGATCGTGCGCGGCGAGACGGTGAAGCTGTCGTCCTTCGCGACGTTTCATGTCCGCTCCAAGAATGAGCGGATCGGGCGCAATCCCAAGACCGGCGAGGAAGTGCCGATCCTGCCGCGTCGGGTGATGACCTTCAAATCGTCCAACGTGTTGAAGAGCCGAATCTTGCGTTCTCACCAGAACAGCAAGGCCAAGGGCGGCAAATAG
- the plsX gene encoding phosphate acyltransferase PlsX: protein MIRISIDAMGGDHGPTVVIPALMTVATRRPDIRFVVYGREELVRPELAKFPKLAEVSEFFHCEIAVRMDDKPSQALRHGRWKSSMWKAVEAVKSGAADACISAGNTGALMAMSKFCLRTMATIERPAIAALWPTLRGESVVLDVGATIGADAHQLIDFAILGTGMARSVFGVARPTVGLLNVGVEEIKGQEEVKEAGRMLREANMASMNYHGFVEGDDIGKGTVDVVVTEGFAGNIALKTAEGTARQIAGYLRAAMSRTLMAKIGYVFAKGAFDRLREKMDVGRSNGGVFLGLNGIVVKSHGGADSDGFAAAIELGYDMVRNNLLDRIEADLDLFHARNPHALTARKSDVVTDAKE from the coding sequence GTGATCAGGATTTCCATCGATGCTATGGGCGGCGATCACGGACCAACCGTGGTCATTCCAGCGCTCATGACGGTCGCGACCCGCCGTCCCGACATCCGCTTCGTCGTCTACGGACGTGAGGAACTGGTGCGCCCGGAACTGGCCAAGTTTCCCAAATTGGCCGAGGTCAGCGAGTTCTTCCACTGCGAGATCGCGGTCAGGATGGACGACAAACCGAGCCAGGCGCTGCGCCATGGCCGCTGGAAGTCGTCGATGTGGAAGGCGGTCGAGGCGGTCAAGTCGGGCGCCGCGGATGCATGCATCTCCGCAGGCAACACCGGCGCGCTGATGGCGATGTCGAAATTCTGCCTGCGCACCATGGCCACGATCGAACGTCCGGCGATTGCGGCATTGTGGCCGACATTGCGTGGCGAGAGTGTGGTTCTGGACGTGGGCGCCACCATTGGCGCCGACGCGCACCAGCTCATCGATTTTGCCATTCTCGGCACCGGCATGGCGCGTTCCGTATTCGGCGTCGCCCGGCCCACGGTCGGCCTGCTCAATGTCGGCGTGGAAGAGATCAAGGGCCAGGAAGAGGTCAAGGAAGCGGGACGCATGTTGCGCGAGGCCAACATGGCCTCGATGAACTACCATGGCTTTGTCGAAGGCGACGACATCGGCAAGGGCACGGTCGACGTCGTGGTGACGGAAGGCTTCGCCGGCAACATCGCGCTGAAGACGGCGGAAGGCACCGCGCGTCAGATAGCTGGCTATCTGCGCGCCGCGATGAGCCGCACCCTGATGGCCAAGATCGGCTATGTCTTCGCCAAGGGCGCCTTCGACCGCCTGCGCGAAAAGATGGATGTCGGCCGCTCCAACGGCGGCGTGTTCCTGGGGCTGAACGGCATCGTCGTCAAAAGCCACGGCGGCGCCGATTCGGACGGTTTCGCCGCGGCGATCGAACTCGGCTACGATATGGTGCGCAACAATCTGCTCGACCGCATCGAGGCCGACCTCGATCTGTTTCATGCGCGCAACCCGCATGCCCTGACAGCTAGGAAATCCGACGTCGTTACCGACGCAAAGGAATAG
- a CDS encoding beta-ketoacyl-ACP synthase III, protein MIRSVVRGTGAALPRRIMKNADFEGMVETSDEWIAQRTGIRQRHIAADDETTASLGEAAARAALADAGLTPDDIDLIVLATSTPNNTFPATAVEIQNRLGMQHGFAFDLQAVCSGFVYAVTTADLYIRGGLAKRVLVIGSETFSRILDWSDRSTCVLFGDGAGAVVLEAGEGAGTIADRGVLAASLRSDGAHREKLFVDGGPSTTGTVGHLRMEGREVFKHAVGMITDVIETTFSAAGITADDLDWFVPHQANKRIIDASAKKLGIAEQKVVVTVDLHGNTSAASVPLALSVAVADGRIKKGDLVLLEAMGGGFTWGAVLVRW, encoded by the coding sequence TTGATCAGATCAGTTGTGCGCGGCACGGGCGCCGCGCTGCCCCGCCGCATCATGAAGAATGCCGATTTTGAAGGCATGGTCGAGACCTCCGACGAGTGGATCGCCCAGCGCACCGGAATCCGCCAGCGCCATATCGCGGCCGATGACGAGACGACGGCCTCCCTGGGCGAGGCCGCGGCGCGCGCCGCGCTTGCCGATGCCGGATTGACCCCGGACGATATCGATCTGATCGTGCTGGCGACCTCGACGCCCAACAACACGTTCCCCGCTACCGCTGTCGAGATCCAGAACCGGCTCGGCATGCAGCACGGTTTTGCCTTCGACTTGCAGGCGGTATGCTCAGGCTTCGTCTATGCGGTGACGACAGCCGACCTCTATATCCGCGGCGGCCTGGCAAAGCGGGTGCTGGTGATCGGCTCGGAGACCTTTTCGCGCATCCTCGACTGGAGCGATCGCTCGACCTGCGTGCTGTTTGGCGACGGCGCCGGCGCGGTCGTTCTGGAAGCGGGCGAGGGGGCCGGCACGATCGCCGACCGAGGCGTCCTGGCGGCCAGCCTGCGTTCCGACGGCGCGCACAGGGAGAAGCTTTTCGTCGATGGCGGGCCGTCGACGACGGGAACGGTCGGCCATCTGCGCATGGAAGGCCGTGAGGTCTTCAAGCACGCGGTCGGCATGATCACCGATGTCATCGAGACGACCTTCTCGGCCGCTGGCATTACCGCCGACGATCTTGACTGGTTCGTGCCACACCAGGCCAATAAACGGATTATTGACGCTTCAGCAAAAAAGCTTGGGATAGCAGAGCAAAAGGTGGTGGTGACCGTCGATTTGCACGGTAACACCTCGGCTGCTTCCGTACCGCTGGCGCTGTCGGTGGCCGTCGCCGACGGCCGCATCAAGAAGGGTGACCTGGTGCTCCTGGAGGCGATGGGCGGCGGCTTCACCTGGGGCGCCGTTCTGGTTCGCTGGTAA